A genomic region of Cyprinus carpio isolate SPL01 chromosome B13, ASM1834038v1, whole genome shotgun sequence contains the following coding sequences:
- the LOC109091824 gene encoding oligodendrocyte transcription factor 3-like — MDSDASSTCSRSSSPELAVHSSFFSNKVFQAYCTDREKGQPRPEKSPQSTGSGGKSRARADLSKDGLQDLRLKVNSRERKRMHDLNQAMDGLREVMPYAQGPSVRKLSKISTLLLARNYILMLSSSLEEMKKLIGDVYGARGQSHSARRVLPPTSAAPASQLSLLSLAPSLHSLVGSTSQHTSTPTMAQAPHSPPSAGYLGFPAPPLPTLLKDPLHLSSGYRHFPGMPCPCSLCQPLPASTASLHSLSMGK, encoded by the coding sequence ATGGATTCTGATGCAAGCTCCACATGCAGTCGGTCTTCTTCACCCGAGCTGGCTGTGCACTCTAGCTTTTTCTCCAACAAGGTGTTTCAAGCTTACTGCACAGATAGAGAAAAGGGGCAGCCCAGGCCTGAAAAATCACCACAGAGCACCGGATCTGGCGGAAAGAGCCGCGCACGGGCCGATCTCTCCAAAGACGGCCTGCAAGATCTACGTCTCAAAGTGAACAGCCGCGAGCGCAAACGCATGCACGACCTCAACCAGGCCATGGACGGGCTGCGTGAGGTGATGCCCTATGCACAGGGCCCGTCTGTACGCAAGCTGTCCAAAATCTCCACCCTGCTCCTCGCCAGAAACTATATCCTCATGCTGTCCAGCTCTCTGGAGGAGATGAAGAAGCTAATAGGTGATGTTTATGGAGCCAGAGGTCAGAGTCACTCGGCTAGACGGGTTCTACCACCAACTTCGGCTGCTCCGGCATCCCAGTTGTCGCTGCTCTCGCTTGCCCCGTCTCTGCACTCTCTGGTGGGCAGCACTTCCCAGCACACCTCCACACCGACTATGGCCCAAGCCCCTCATTCTCCACCCTCGGCTGGCTATCTGGGTTTCCCTGCTCCACCTCTTCCCACCCTGCTGAAAGACCCTCTGCATCTCTCCAGCGGCTACAGGCATTTCCCCGGCATGCCTTGCCCCTGCTCCCTCTGCCAGCCTCTCCCTGCTTCCACAGCCAGCTTGCACAGC